Proteins from a genomic interval of Alosa alosa isolate M-15738 ecotype Scorff River chromosome 8, AALO_Geno_1.1, whole genome shotgun sequence:
- the LOC125299796 gene encoding LOW QUALITY PROTEIN: trace amine-associated receptor 13c-like (The sequence of the model RefSeq protein was modified relative to this genomic sequence to represent the inferred CDS: substituted 1 base at 1 genomic stop codon) — protein sequence MVTPEYVFFYISVILAVIVTVFANLLVIISLCHFKQLHTATNVLILSLAVADFMVGLFVMPLGFIWLVEACWLFGTYISAFFNFLHSCXQQASVHNVALIAVDRYLALNNPFLYTKQITVNFTVSVVLFTWAVSVGYNVSVLYCSGFFTTSQALCPSECPVAVSEIWSWVDFVVVFALPCSIMIILYIKIFAIARRHANAIRAANNNQINVNGSKNENMPKRSERKAAKVLGILVFVFLLCVVPYFTASVMARFINGQVLEIVLNCTISMVYLNSLFNPVIYAFLYPWFQNSMKLTLRCRICTPESSFMQLK from the coding sequence ATGGTTACACCAgaatatgtgtttttttatatatctgTAATACTTGCTGTTATAGTAACTGTGTTCGCCAACCTGCTTGTCATAATATCGTTGTGTCACTTCAAACAGCTGCATACGGCAACTAATGTGCTTATCCTTTCCTTAGCTGTGGCAGATTTCATGGTGGGACTGTTTGTGATGCCACTGGGATTCATCTGGCTGGTGGAGGCATGCTGGCTCTTTGGGACATATATTTCTGCTTTTTTCAACTTTTTGCATTCCTGTTGACAACAGGCGTCTGTTCATAATGTGGCTCTCATTGCAGTGGACAGATACCTTGCTCTGAACAATCCCTTTCTCTATACCAAGCAAATCACTGTGAATTTCACTGTCAGTGTGGTCTTGTTTACCTGGGCGGTTTCAGTGGGGTATAATGTTTCTGTTCTTTACTGCAGTGGGTTTTTCACGACCTCGCAGGCACTGTGTCCGAGCGAGTGTCCCGTTGCTGTGAGCGAAATTTGGTCTTGGGTTGATTTTGTGGTGGTGTTTGCATTACCTTGCTCCATCATGATTATATTGTATATCAAAATCTTTGCCATTGCCAGGAGGCACGCCAATGCCATCAGGGCAGCTAATAATAATCAGATCAATGTAAATGGAAGCAAGAATGAGAACATGCCCAAACGATCTGAGAGAAAAGCTGCCAAAGTGCTGGGAATacttgtgtttgtatttttgttatGTGTTGTTCCATATTTCACTGCTAGTGTCATGGCTAGGTTTATCAATGGCCAAGTGTTAGAGATTGTGCTAAACTGCACAATCAGTATGGTTTACCTGAATTCTTTGTTTAATCCAGTTATTTATGCTTTTTTGTACCCATGGTTTCAAAATAGCATGAAGTTGACTTTGAGGTGTCGTATATGTACCCCCGAGTCCTCTTTCATGCAGCtgaagtga